GAACTGTTCGACGTGTACCGGGGAACGCAGATCGCGGCCCAAAGCAAGAGCATGGCGTACGCCATGCGGTTCAGGTCCGGAGAACGGACGCTGACGGACGCTGAAGTCACGCGGCTTCAAGACAAGGTGCTGCGGCGCCTGGTGAGCCGGTACAGGGCGGAACTTCGCTCCTAGCGTCGTCGAGGCGCGCTGGAATACACTTTTGCGGAGGGATTCATGCAAGAACAATCCATAGAGCTGTTGCTGGGCCGGATCGAATCGATGATCGACATGATCCAGCGCCTGAAGGACGAAAACGCGGATCTGCGCGGCCGGAACCAGAACCTCGAGACGCAGGTCCAGGAACTGCAGCAGCGGCAGGAGCAGTCGGCTACCTCGAAAGAAGAACTGGAACAGGAAAACCAGACGTTGCGCGTCAAGCAGGACGACATCAAGGCCCGTATAGACACGATGCTGTCGCGCCTGGACGTCATCGAGTAAGATCAGTCCGGAGCAGTTCCTGTTGTGTCCGCCGCCGTTCGCCTTGCGTCCGGCATGCGTTTCCAGGCCGGTTGCTCACCGGGATGGACCCATTATGGATGACGAGAAAGTCACCGTACGCGTCAACATCTGCGGGACCGAATATCCGATCCAGGCGGAAGAGGAAGCCGAGTACATCCAGCGGATCGCCGCCTACGTGGACGAGCGCATGCGCGAGGTACCCGTCAGCGTGACCATGCAGTCCCTCACCAGCGTGGCGGTCCTCACGGCGATCAGGATCGCCGACGAACTGCACAAGGAACGTGAAAAACAGCAGAACCAGGTCGAATCGGAGTCCATGCATCACGATCGGATCGCGGAACTGATCCGGCGCATGGACGAGTTGATGGAGCACCAGGTTCCTGAACAGGATGAAGAGAAGGAAGACCATGACCGATCTTGTTGAGGAACGGACCATGTCCGGAACAACCGTAATAACTGAAGAAGGTGGTTGCCACTATGCTTGTGACGATCAGTCTCTACGCAGGCACCGCCCTGATCATGTTTCTCTTCGGATGGTTCATTCGAAAGCGTGTCGAAAAACGTAAGACGGACAGTATGGAGCGCTTGGCAGAGAGCATCCTCGCAGAGGCGGTGGAAGAAGCTGAAACGATAAAGAACACGGCCAGGATCGAAATGGAGGAGGAATCCTACCAGTCCAAGGCAAAATTCGAGCGAGAAAGCAACCAGACCCGCCAGGACTTCCAGCGCGTCGAAAAACGGATCTCGATCAGGGAGCAGAACCTGGAGCGCAAGGCCGACTACGTGGCCAAGCGCGAAAAAGGCATTCAGAAGCAATTCCAGTCGCTGCAGGAGCGGGACGAGAAACTGGTGGAATCCGAAGAGCGGCTGGATCAGCTGATCAAGCGGCAGACCGAACAACTCGAGCAATCCGCCGGCATGACGACGGAGGAGGCGAGAAAGGCGCTGCTCAGCAACATCGACGCCCG
The Gemmatimonadota bacterium DNA segment above includes these coding regions:
- the zapB gene encoding cell division protein ZapB, producing the protein MQEQSIELLLGRIESMIDMIQRLKDENADLRGRNQNLETQVQELQQRQEQSATSKEELEQENQTLRVKQDDIKARIDTMLSRLDVIE
- a CDS encoding cell division protein ZapA, translated to MDDEKVTVRVNICGTEYPIQAEEEAEYIQRIAAYVDERMREVPVSVTMQSLTSVAVLTAIRIADELHKEREKQQNQVESESMHHDRIAELIRRMDELMEHQVPEQDEEKEDHDRSC